One Malassezia vespertilionis chromosome 6, complete sequence genomic window, GATTCGCGCCCGGTACTCGTCTGCGAGCTGTATTGCTGCTGTGCAGGTGCTATTTGGTATCCGTACGGCGCTCCCCATGACTGTGGGCTTGGGTCGTGCCGCTCTGTACGCTGTGCCCAAGGCGGGCGGTTTCCAAATTGCTTTTCTACACCTTCTAGAAGCGCTTTTTGGAATAAGTCCTCGTTTGTTAAAGACTGCGATTTGGCGCGGGGCCGAGCGATACGCCGTGCATCGTTTGTCAGTCGCGATGCTTCATGCGCCGGCGTCGTATGCAACGCACGTATGCGCACACCCCACGCCAGTGCAGTCCGCTCGGCAAAAGCATACCTAGCGTACGACATCAGCGGCCGGCTACTGGCTGCCCCGCAGTACAATGCTAGAAAAAggctgcagcggcaaatCTGACGGGCTGCATGCTGACAAATACATGGGTTAATGGCTGCCTATCACAACATATTATTTTCCGAAGAAGCACGAAACGGTACCCTACTCCAGATCATTTTTCCTCCGATCCATTGTGCCAGAATGTCGGAGAGCGAGCAGGGGAAGGGCGTGTCCGAAGTTGCACATAAGGAACAAACCCCACAAGTTGCTCATGAGGAAGTGGATAGTGCACATCTTGATTTAAATGATGATGACAAGGCGTTAGCAGCGCGTATGGGCCATCGATCggattttgcgcgcgaatTTAAGAGTTTCTCGACAATTTCGTATGCGTTCGCAATTATGGGTTTGGTATCATCCATTGCAACGACCTTTAATAGTCCATTTATGCTTGGCGGACCTGCATCTACAGTCTGGGCATGGTTTATGGGGTCTTGTTTTAATATGACCCTAGGAACATCCATTGCGGAGCTCGTTTCAGCCTATCCGTCCTCCGGCGGTCTCTATTCCGCCAGTGGTCTTTTGGTGCCGATAAAATACCGCGCGTTCACTGCATGGTGTGTAGGATGGCTCAATTTTACGGGTCAAATTGCAGGTATTGCAGGTTCCGAGTGGGGTTTGGCCCAAATGATATACGCCTGGGCACATGTGATTTCCAATGGGCAGTTCGTCGCGAACAGAAACCAAACGGTCGGTCTCTATGTGGCGCTGATGATCATTCATGGGGTCATCAATAGTCTTGGGACGCGAACCTTGGCACGCTTGACTAGTGGGTATGTGATTGTCAATATCGGCATTACCTTTGTCATTATTATTACTGTTCTGGCTTGTACGCCATTGAATGAAATGAATTCGGCCAGCTATACATTTACTGAGATTGTAAATCAGAGTGGATGGGGAGCATCGAATCCAATGGGCGGGGACGCCATCGCGTTCCTGTTTGGTCTATACTCTGTTCAATTCGTGATGACGGACTATGATGCTACTGCGCATATCTCGGAGGAAGTTCACCGTGCGGCGATTGCTGCGCCGGTTGCTATCATGATTGCTGTAGCTGGTACAGGGGCTGTTGGCTGGGTGCTCAACATTGTCCTTGTCATTACGTCTGGCAGGGACATTATTACCAGTGACCCGGATACGTTCCCTGGCGGTCTAGCCATGGCCGAAATTATCCGCTACCGCATTGGCAAGGTTGGGTTCCTTGTCATTTGGCCATTTGTATGCCTGGTCGCATTTTTCGTCGTGACCACGGCCTTGCAAGCCAATGCACGCTCTTTCTATGCATTTTCCCGCGACAGGGGTCTTCCTGATAATTTGTTTTTTGCGCGGATTTCCAAATACACAAAAACTACTGTTAATGCCGTATGGCTTGTCGTATTCTGGTGCATTGCACTCGGCTTTTTGGGCTTTGCTTCCCAAGCAGCAGTGAATGCcatttttgcgcttgctgcgcttggtATGGACTTGTCGTACCTGGTTCCAATTATTTGCAGGCAAGTATTTGCGAATCACCCCGAAGTCCAGTTTCAGCCAGGTCCATTCACACTGGGCACTGGGTTCTTTGGGAAAGCGATAAATTATACTGCAATTGCGTGGACACTTTTTGAATGTACCGTACTTTCGATCCCAACGGTATTGCCTTTTGATGCACAGAATTTCAACTATTCGTGGGTTATTATGGTTGGTGTCTTGTTGCTGGCCATTATATGGTACGCAGCTTATGCACACAAATATTACCGTGGTCCCATTAGCACATTGACTCCTGATCTACTGAAGAAGCTCGGCATTGTCACTGTTCAGGAAGAGGCCATTGCCAACTCTCCAGAGATGGCTGACGCACAGTCTTTTGAGCACATCAAGAATAAGTGATGAGCACTATTTTTTTCGTTCGTATTATACCCCGCACGTTGCATACATAATGCAGGTATAGGTAACACCGGTGTAGCGTTAGAAACATACATAAACATATATATATATTGTAGCAGTGTTCTACAATGCTATTAGTACGCAGTCATTTTTTTGGATCTGGGCATGGTGTGTAATGTAGTTGGACACAAAAGTCAAACTACATTACACGCATTATCaagaaaaaaaaagaaAAAAACATTGTGGTGCGCTGTACTTCCGCATCAATTCTCCTGGCCAGGATCGATGTAGCTCATCGCGGGATGCTATTTTTCCGGCGATACAGTTTTGTTGTTAGCTGCATTTTGGGTTGATTCGTTTGCCAAGCTAGCAATCGCTTCGTCCATGCGGCGAATTGCATCGTCGACCTTGCCTTCAAGACGCGCAAATCGCGACTCCATCGCGTCAGATTCATggcgaatgcgccgctcaaCCGTTTCGTCAAACACATTACTGCTCCTCTGCAACGTTTGCAAAAGAGTATTGCTAGATCGAATTTGGTATTCCAACGTGGCCTTCAAGGTGCGGCTGTCTGAAAGACTGTCAAAAAAGTCTGAAAATAAAGACAAAAACTGGATTTTGTTAGCGACAGGGGAGCGTGGA contains:
- the TPO5 gene encoding polyamine transporter tpo5 (EggNog:ENOG503NWJI; COG:E; TransMembrane:12 (i58-79o91-115i136-155o184-201i213-234o262-281i293-314o355-376i406-425o431-454i466-488o508-527i)), coding for MSESEQGKGVSEVAHKEQTPQVAHEEVDSAHLDLNDDDKALAARMGHRSDFAREFKSFSTISYAFAIMGLVSSIATTFNSPFMLGGPASTVWAWFMGSCFNMTLGTSIAELVSAYPSSGGLYSASGLLVPIKYRAFTAWCVGWLNFTGQIAGIAGSEWGLAQMIYAWAHVISNGQFVANRNQTVGLYVALMIIHGVINSLGTRTLARLTSGYVIVNIGITFVIIITVLACTPLNEMNSASYTFTEIVNQSGWGASNPMGGDAIAFLFGLYSVQFVMTDYDATAHISEEVHRAAIAAPVAIMIAVAGTGAVGWVLNIVLVITSGRDIITSDPDTFPGGLAMAEIIRYRIGKVGFLVIWPFVCLVAFFVVTTALQANARSFYAFSRDRGLPDNLFFARISKYTKTTVNAVWLVVFWCIALGFLGFASQAAVNAIFALAALGMDLSYLVPIICRQVFANHPEVQFQPGPFTLGTGFFGKAINYTAIAWTLFECTVLSIPTVLPFDAQNFNYSWVIMVGVLLLAIIWYAAYAHKYYRGPISTLTPDLLKKLGIVTVQEEAIANSPEMADAQSFEHIKNK
- a CDS encoding uncharacterized protein (EggNog:ENOG503P9C4), with translation METKNMPLLQTVHACLHLRLPGNDALESEQGVPLPRSPVANKIQFLSLFSDFFDSLSDSRTLKATLEYQIRSSNTLLQTLQRSSNVFDETVERRIRHESDAMESRFARLEGKVDDAIRRMDEAIASLANESTQNAANNKTVSPEK